The following are from one region of the Leptospira terpstrae serovar Hualin str. LT 11-33 = ATCC 700639 genome:
- a CDS encoding pyridoxal phosphate-dependent aminotransferase, translating into MVDFPFSFSNRFQLLGDLSSENKIHQTKKNQERSGNEILDLTNSNPTKLGLEFPPGALSHILSSLDLSQYDPLAEGLESTRSVIVTDYKTRGIQTETSDLILTASTSEAYSYIFKLFTNPGDEVLTPNPGYPLFSFLIGLENLKEVHYPLKEDPETGQWIYSAETIANCVSTKTKLIVLVSPANPTGSRTTASFWKEWERIGIKIPILLDEVFVGYEFSGEAHEIPDEPTFPLLVCNGFSKMLALPGLKLGWILNKSPKHFRSEIQKNLGFIADTYLSVNSPVQLATPELIPWKLMVQNRIRTRIMRNLAECEYFSKENPKIKTKSHSEAGWYYLFELDMENKDEDLVLEILLNAKVFLHPGSWYGFSHNRCTLVVSLISEEETLRNALATLQSYLK; encoded by the coding sequence TTGGTCGATTTCCCTTTTTCATTTTCAAATCGTTTTCAGTTGTTAGGTGATTTAAGTTCAGAAAATAAAATTCACCAAACAAAAAAAAACCAGGAAAGGTCAGGAAATGAAATTTTAGATCTCACCAATTCCAATCCTACAAAACTAGGATTGGAATTCCCGCCGGGAGCTTTGTCCCATATACTTTCTAGTTTGGACCTTAGTCAGTATGATCCGCTAGCTGAAGGATTAGAATCTACAAGATCAGTGATTGTTACTGATTACAAAACAAGGGGAATCCAAACTGAAACTTCCGATCTGATTCTCACAGCGAGTACTTCAGAGGCCTATTCATATATTTTTAAACTTTTTACAAATCCAGGTGATGAAGTTCTTACACCAAATCCTGGTTATCCGTTATTTAGCTTTTTAATTGGTCTTGAAAATCTAAAAGAAGTTCATTACCCGCTAAAAGAAGATCCAGAGACCGGGCAATGGATTTATTCTGCGGAAACGATTGCGAATTGTGTGAGTACAAAAACCAAACTGATTGTCCTAGTCAGCCCCGCAAATCCCACAGGATCTCGAACCACAGCTAGTTTTTGGAAAGAATGGGAAAGAATTGGAATCAAAATCCCAATTCTTTTAGATGAAGTTTTTGTTGGTTATGAGTTTTCCGGAGAGGCACACGAAATACCCGATGAGCCCACTTTCCCTCTCCTTGTATGCAATGGATTTTCTAAAATGTTGGCTCTTCCTGGACTCAAACTTGGTTGGATCCTAAACAAAAGTCCTAAACACTTCCGGTCTGAGATACAGAAAAACTTAGGATTCATTGCTGACACTTACCTCTCAGTAAATTCGCCTGTCCAATTAGCAACCCCAGAACTCATACCCTGGAAATTAATGGTCCAAAATCGTATTCGAACAAGGATTATGCGAAACTTGGCAGAGTGTGAATACTTTTCAAAAGAAAATCCAAAAATCAAAACCAAATCACATAGCGAAGCTGGATGGTATTATCTATTTGAATTGGATATGGAAAACAAAGACGAAGATTTAGTTTTGGAAATTTTACTAAATGCCAAGGTTTTTTTACACCCTGGCTCTTGGTATGGATTTTCGCATAACCGTTGTACCTTAGTTGTCAGTTTGATTTCGGAAGAAGAAACGTTGCGAAACGCTTTAGCGACCCTTCAATCCTATCTTAAATAA